Proteins found in one Tsukamurella paurometabola DSM 20162 genomic segment:
- the uraD gene encoding 2-oxo-4-hydroxy-4-carboxy-5-ureidoimidazoline decarboxylase produces MQLTDFNALSPAEAARIAAVWAAIPAWVDGVVTGRPYRTISDLEATATGLAAAWTDRDLDAALAHHPRIGQRAEGDGADARASASEQAAVADATAALHAAITDANAAYESRFGRVFLVRAAGRTAAEILGEAHRRLGNDDDAELREALDALNEIALLRIRSDLTEEAPA; encoded by the coding sequence GTGCAGCTGACCGACTTCAACGCCCTCTCCCCCGCCGAGGCGGCCCGCATCGCGGCGGTGTGGGCCGCGATTCCCGCATGGGTCGACGGGGTGGTCACCGGCCGTCCGTACCGAACGATCAGTGATCTCGAAGCCACCGCTACCGGACTCGCCGCGGCGTGGACGGACCGCGACCTGGATGCCGCGCTCGCTCACCATCCCCGGATCGGTCAGCGCGCGGAGGGCGACGGCGCCGACGCCCGCGCCTCAGCGTCCGAGCAGGCCGCGGTCGCGGACGCGACGGCAGCACTGCACGCGGCGATCACGGATGCGAACGCCGCGTACGAGTCCCGGTTCGGCCGTGTCTTTCTGGTCCGTGCGGCAGGCCGGACTGCCGCGGAGATCCTCGGCGAGGCGCACCGGCGGCTCGGTAACGACGACGATGCCGAGCTGCGCGAGGCGCTCGATGCGCTCAACGAGATCGCCCTGCTCCGAATCCGTTCCGATCTGACCGAGGAGGCACCGGCATGA
- the uraH gene encoding hydroxyisourate hydrolase: protein MSRITTHILDAVQGSPAAGVETVLARPGGPEIARGRTDADGRLALGPDDLPDGDYQLRFDTGRYFAESGRASFHPSVTIAFTVADAPHYHVPLLLSPYSYTTYRGS, encoded by the coding sequence ATGAGCCGGATCACCACGCACATCCTGGACGCCGTTCAGGGCAGCCCCGCCGCCGGCGTGGAAACCGTGCTGGCGCGGCCCGGCGGTCCCGAGATCGCCCGGGGCCGCACCGACGCGGACGGACGCCTCGCTCTCGGTCCCGACGATCTGCCGGACGGCGACTACCAACTCCGGTTCGACACCGGCCGCTACTTCGCGGAATCCGGCCGCGCGAGCTTCCATCCGTCCGTGACCATCGCCTTCACCGTGGCCGACGCCCCGCACTACCACGTGCCGTTGCTGCTCAGCCCGTACTCGTACACCACGTACCGGGGAAGCTGA
- the hpxO gene encoding FAD-dependent urate hydroxylase HpxO: MKVIIIGAGVGGTSAGIALRRLGHDVTIYDKMRENKPVGAALSLWSNGVKVLNWLGLAEQVAALGGDMATMAYHDGHSGEQLCRFSLAPVTTMTGQKPYPVARADLQALLMRTFGVDDIRLGMRLTEVHDDGTTVTATFADGSTDTADMLIGADGARSTIRDYVTRDGAPRIERKYSGYTNFNGLVALDADIGPADQWTTYVAEGKRAAVMPIAGGRFYFWFDVPQPAGLAHDPDDGIAPLRAAFAGWAPGVQTLLDAIDPASSLNRVEIWDVDPFHTWVKGRVAILGDAAHNTAPDIGQGACSALEDAFALGITVATNTVSVEDSLLRYQRIRSERAGELVLRARRRGDETHAFDPAITQAWYDSLRGTDGAGIIRGIVGNIEDSPINLGGGVLGA; encoded by the coding sequence ATGAAGGTCATCATCATCGGCGCCGGCGTCGGCGGGACCAGTGCCGGTATCGCCCTGCGCAGGCTCGGTCACGACGTGACCATCTACGACAAGATGCGCGAGAACAAGCCGGTGGGTGCGGCGCTGTCGCTGTGGTCGAACGGTGTGAAGGTGCTGAACTGGCTCGGCCTCGCCGAGCAGGTCGCCGCGCTCGGCGGAGACATGGCGACCATGGCGTACCACGACGGGCACAGCGGCGAGCAGCTGTGCCGGTTCAGCCTCGCTCCGGTTACCACCATGACCGGGCAGAAACCGTATCCGGTGGCGCGCGCGGATCTTCAGGCGCTCCTCATGCGGACCTTCGGCGTGGACGACATCCGCCTGGGCATGCGGTTGACCGAGGTGCACGACGACGGCACCACCGTCACCGCGACCTTCGCCGACGGCAGCACCGACACCGCCGACATGCTGATCGGAGCCGACGGGGCCCGGTCCACGATCCGTGACTACGTGACCCGCGACGGCGCGCCGCGGATCGAGCGGAAGTACTCGGGCTACACCAACTTCAACGGGCTGGTCGCACTCGATGCGGATATCGGGCCGGCGGATCAGTGGACCACCTATGTGGCCGAGGGGAAACGGGCCGCGGTGATGCCGATCGCGGGCGGCCGGTTCTACTTCTGGTTCGACGTTCCGCAGCCCGCAGGCCTGGCCCACGATCCCGACGACGGGATCGCCCCGTTGCGCGCGGCATTCGCCGGCTGGGCGCCGGGTGTGCAGACCCTGTTGGACGCCATCGACCCGGCGTCCTCGCTCAATCGGGTCGAGATCTGGGACGTCGATCCCTTCCACACCTGGGTCAAGGGCCGCGTCGCGATCCTCGGCGACGCCGCACACAACACCGCGCCCGATATCGGCCAGGGTGCGTGCTCCGCGCTCGAAGACGCCTTCGCCCTGGGGATCACCGTTGCCACCAACACCGTGTCGGTCGAGGACTCACTGTTGCGGTACCAGCGGATCCGCTCGGAGCGCGCCGGCGAACTGGTGCTGCGAGCGCGGCGACGCGGCGACGAGACACACGCCTTCGACCCCGCGATCACGCAGGCCTGGTACGACAGCCTCCGCGGTACCGACGGGGCTGGAATCATCCGGGGCATCGTGGGAAACATCGAGGACAGCCCGATCAACCTCGGGGGCGGCGTGCTCGGAGCCTGA
- a CDS encoding XdhC family protein, with the protein MRHALPQSFRLAVSALPGPFAVATIDEVTRPAPLPVGEQLLVWEGGAVGSISAGCVESDVIAVAHRVLADGRPRTRTYGPEGAPFAATTCGGTLRVGIEPVTAGGDPDQVLAAIAERGRRAAPTRRLFLVGATTLAASLASIAGPLGYRVVVMDPRPAFATAMQVADADEVICGWPDRELGRANPGPHDALVLLTHDERYATAVLAAALRAGVGYVGALGSVTTAERHRTALAAAGVAGTAIAALRSPVGIAIGASGPGEIAVAIAAEVIAHR; encoded by the coding sequence GTGAGACACGCACTCCCGCAATCCTTCCGCCTGGCTGTGAGCGCGCTCCCTGGGCCATTCGCCGTGGCGACGATCGACGAGGTCACCCGGCCCGCGCCGCTACCGGTGGGTGAACAGCTGCTGGTGTGGGAAGGCGGAGCGGTGGGCTCCATCTCGGCCGGATGCGTCGAGAGCGATGTGATCGCGGTCGCCCACCGGGTCCTCGCGGACGGTAGGCCGCGCACCCGGACGTACGGCCCTGAGGGCGCGCCCTTCGCGGCGACCACCTGCGGTGGAACGCTGCGGGTAGGGATTGAACCGGTCACCGCCGGAGGCGATCCGGACCAGGTTCTCGCCGCCATCGCCGAGCGAGGTCGGCGGGCCGCGCCCACGCGCCGGCTGTTCCTCGTGGGGGCGACCACGCTCGCGGCGTCGCTCGCGTCCATCGCAGGTCCACTGGGGTATCGAGTGGTGGTGATGGACCCCCGGCCGGCCTTCGCCACCGCGATGCAGGTCGCTGATGCGGATGAGGTGATCTGTGGATGGCCCGACAGAGAACTCGGACGCGCAAATCCGGGGCCGCACGACGCGCTCGTTCTGCTGACCCACGACGAGCGATACGCCACGGCGGTGCTCGCGGCGGCGCTGCGCGCCGGCGTCGGGTACGTCGGTGCTCTCGGGTCGGTCACGACCGCGGAGAGGCACCGCACCGCCCTCGCTGCCGCCGGTGTCGCCGGAACCGCCATCGCGGCTCTCCGCTCACCCGTCGGGATCGCGATCGGGGCGAGCGGGCCGGGTGAGATCGCGGTGGCCATCGCCGCCGAGGTGATCGCACACCGGTGA
- a CDS encoding nucleotidyltransferase family protein, translating to MHDRQAGEDAGFRPTGVLLAAGAGSRFGMPKVRADGGRWADSAVRALRAGGCGSVLVVLGADPSARIAGARTVLAPDWQVGLSRSVAAGLTRADGAVVLMPVDTPDVNAECVRRVIAAGCCASSGIARAVYRGTVGHPVYVSAEHRRPLARALRAAGPLHADHGLGPHLPGATVRVECGDIATGRDIDRLAPGVGP from the coding sequence ATGCACGACCGACAGGCCGGTGAGGACGCCGGATTCCGCCCCACCGGAGTGCTGCTCGCCGCCGGTGCGGGCAGCCGATTCGGCATGCCCAAGGTGCGCGCGGACGGCGGTCGCTGGGCGGACTCCGCGGTACGGGCGCTCCGAGCGGGCGGGTGCGGCAGCGTGCTCGTCGTTCTCGGGGCCGACCCGTCGGCGCGGATCGCCGGGGCGCGGACCGTGCTCGCCCCCGATTGGCAGGTGGGTTTGAGCAGGTCGGTGGCGGCGGGGCTCACGCGCGCCGACGGTGCGGTGGTGCTGATGCCCGTCGACACTCCGGATGTGAACGCCGAGTGCGTGCGGCGGGTGATCGCGGCAGGGTGTTGCGCATCGTCGGGTATCGCCCGCGCTGTCTACCGCGGGACGGTGGGGCATCCGGTATACGTCTCGGCGGAGCATCGCCGTCCGCTGGCGCGGGCGCTTCGCGCCGCTGGACCGCTGCACGCGGATCACGGTCTCGGACCGCACCTTCCGGGGGCGACGGTGCGGGTCGAATGCGGCGACATCGCGACCGGACGGGATATCGATCGTCTCGCTCCTGGAGTCGGACCGTGA
- a CDS encoding solute carrier family 23 protein, whose amino-acid sequence MTASLSPTRAATTHPVDRVPSAGRLVAYGAQHVVAFYAGAVLVPIIIARSIGLSADELRLLIMADLFTCGIASIIQSVGFWKVGVRLPLLQGVTFACVSPVVAIALSKGGGTAGLLYAYGAVIVAGIVTFLIAPYFARLLKFFTPVVTGTVLTLIGISLLPVGARDAVTNPHTGQEDPANARWLLYALGTIAVIVLIQRFFRGFMKTVAVLIGLVGGTAVAFLLGDASFDEVGRADAIGFAHPFVFGMPRFDPIAIISMIVVMLIIAVESTGSVFATGDIVGKRIGKEEIAATVRADGVASIIGGVFNSFPYTCFSENVGLVRLTGVKSRWVVAAAGGIMIVLGLLPKGAAAVAAIPAPVLGGAALTLFATVAVIGIQVLSRVDFSDHRNLIIVATSLGMGLLVTTYPKISEAVPPWLEILFGSGITLGSVTAIALNVLFFHVGRREGPAVAGGPAVGVITLPEVNRMSRQRFGEVFGSVVQNNDWVLDRAFAEAPFADTGALRAAFAEAILGGSDAEKTDLIRSFPDLGARSSDGEALAADHVALAELGPEERAEVDALAVAYRDQFGFPLVVCAREIAHYDRVLRSGRERLENSAATERAFAVVEVAKIVNYRFDDTVANANPIASALGAGPAIERRW is encoded by the coding sequence ATGACCGCATCCCTCTCGCCCACGCGTGCCGCCACGACGCACCCCGTTGACCGGGTGCCGTCCGCCGGTCGGCTTGTCGCGTACGGCGCACAGCACGTCGTCGCCTTCTACGCGGGGGCGGTGCTGGTCCCCATCATCATCGCGCGGTCGATCGGCTTGTCGGCCGACGAGCTGCGCCTACTGATCATGGCGGACCTGTTCACCTGCGGTATCGCCTCGATCATCCAGTCTGTGGGCTTCTGGAAGGTAGGCGTGCGACTGCCCCTGTTGCAGGGTGTCACCTTCGCGTGCGTGAGCCCGGTGGTGGCGATCGCGCTCAGTAAGGGCGGCGGAACCGCGGGCCTTTTGTACGCCTACGGCGCCGTCATCGTCGCAGGGATCGTCACCTTCCTGATCGCGCCGTATTTCGCGCGCCTGCTGAAGTTCTTCACTCCGGTGGTCACGGGCACGGTGCTCACGCTGATCGGCATCTCACTGCTGCCGGTGGGTGCGCGCGATGCCGTCACGAATCCACATACCGGACAAGAAGACCCCGCGAACGCCCGGTGGCTGCTGTATGCACTCGGCACGATCGCGGTGATCGTGCTGATCCAGCGCTTCTTCCGCGGCTTCATGAAGACGGTCGCGGTCCTGATCGGCCTCGTGGGCGGCACCGCCGTCGCCTTCCTGCTCGGCGACGCCTCCTTCGACGAGGTGGGTCGCGCCGACGCGATCGGCTTCGCGCATCCGTTCGTCTTCGGTATGCCCCGGTTCGACCCGATCGCCATCATCTCGATGATCGTCGTCATGCTCATCATCGCGGTCGAATCGACCGGCAGTGTGTTCGCCACCGGCGACATCGTGGGCAAACGTATCGGCAAGGAGGAGATCGCCGCCACCGTCCGCGCCGACGGGGTCGCCTCGATCATCGGTGGAGTCTTCAATTCCTTTCCCTACACCTGCTTCTCGGAGAATGTCGGGCTGGTGCGCCTGACCGGCGTGAAGAGCCGCTGGGTGGTGGCGGCGGCCGGTGGCATCATGATCGTGCTGGGCCTGCTGCCCAAGGGGGCTGCCGCGGTGGCGGCGATTCCCGCGCCCGTGCTCGGCGGCGCGGCGCTCACCCTGTTCGCCACCGTTGCGGTGATCGGTATCCAAGTGCTCTCACGGGTGGACTTCTCCGATCACCGCAATCTGATCATCGTCGCCACGTCGCTGGGAATGGGACTGCTGGTGACCACCTACCCGAAGATCTCCGAGGCGGTACCGCCGTGGCTGGAGATCCTGTTCGGATCGGGGATCACGCTCGGCAGCGTCACCGCGATCGCCCTGAACGTGTTGTTCTTCCACGTCGGCCGACGCGAGGGACCGGCGGTCGCAGGAGGCCCGGCGGTGGGGGTTATCACGCTCCCGGAAGTCAACCGCATGTCGCGACAGCGGTTCGGCGAGGTCTTCGGATCGGTGGTGCAGAACAACGATTGGGTTCTGGACCGCGCGTTCGCCGAGGCGCCGTTCGCCGATACCGGAGCACTGCGCGCCGCCTTCGCGGAAGCGATCCTCGGCGGATCCGATGCTGAGAAGACCGATCTCATCCGTTCCTTTCCCGATCTCGGCGCACGAAGCTCCGACGGCGAGGCCTTGGCGGCCGATCACGTCGCCCTCGCCGAGCTCGGTCCCGAAGAGCGGGCCGAAGTCGACGCACTGGCGGTGGCTTACCGCGACCAGTTCGGCTTCCCGTTGGTGGTGTGCGCCCGGGAGATCGCGCACTACGACCGGGTCCTGCGATCGGGGCGCGAACGCCTGGAGAACTCTGCGGCCACCGAACGCGCCTTCGCGGTGGTCGAGGTCGCCAAGATCGTCAACTACCGGTTCGACGACACCGTGGCGAACGCGAACCCGATCGCCTCGGCGCTCGGGGCGGGTCCGGCGATCGAGCGTCGGTGGTGA
- a CDS encoding amidohydrolase family protein produces the protein MPVRTSVFRARLVDTVSGANGPELRIEPDGALVVRPDGTIGYRGPWSRLPAEYSAAPVTDHRRGYLRPGFVDTHVHFPQVFSTGAYGGGRLLTWLERCIFPAEARLRDPAFAEVAAEAFCARRAAVGTTTALVFGSAFPQAQKALYTRSLAWGLRTVSGRGVQTLGPPAAGPLLTDLDTALGLCRDEIDEWHGAGGGLIGAAVVPRFALSLAPADMQRLATLYDEVRGRGVYFHTHLSENDSGPDGEVATVRRTYGVANYLDAYTGFLGRRSVFAHAVHCHDDELARLAGAGSSIAHCPVSQLFLGSGTMPWRRTADAGVTVALGTDVGAGDEWLLPRVANAAYKVHLSDGEGSIALDAATLLDLCTHAGARALDLDDRIGNLDVGMDADFVVIDPDRSPGLRDQLEHSGGNGAEAEVFTLLMTMREDAVASTHVRGRRVHAP, from the coding sequence ATGCCCGTGCGCACGAGTGTCTTCCGGGCACGGCTGGTCGACACCGTCTCCGGTGCCAACGGCCCCGAGCTGCGGATCGAGCCCGACGGTGCGCTCGTCGTGCGCCCAGACGGAACGATCGGCTACCGCGGCCCGTGGTCCCGGTTGCCCGCCGAGTACTCGGCGGCACCGGTCACCGACCATCGCCGGGGCTACCTGCGCCCCGGGTTCGTGGATACCCATGTGCACTTCCCGCAGGTCTTCTCGACCGGTGCCTACGGCGGAGGTCGGTTGCTCACCTGGCTGGAACGCTGCATCTTCCCGGCGGAGGCGCGCCTGCGTGACCCCGCCTTCGCTGAGGTCGCCGCCGAGGCATTCTGCGCGCGCCGGGCCGCGGTGGGCACCACCACCGCCCTGGTGTTCGGATCGGCCTTCCCACAGGCGCAGAAGGCGCTGTACACGCGGTCGCTCGCGTGGGGGCTACGCACCGTCTCCGGGCGCGGTGTGCAGACGCTCGGGCCGCCCGCGGCCGGTCCGCTGCTGACCGACCTCGATACCGCACTCGGCCTGTGCCGCGATGAGATCGATGAGTGGCACGGGGCCGGTGGCGGATTGATCGGCGCAGCCGTGGTTCCGCGCTTCGCGCTGTCGCTGGCTCCCGCCGATATGCAACGACTCGCCACGCTCTACGACGAGGTTCGAGGGCGGGGCGTCTACTTCCACACCCACCTCTCGGAGAACGACTCGGGCCCTGACGGCGAGGTGGCTACCGTGCGCCGCACCTACGGGGTCGCGAACTACCTCGACGCCTACACCGGGTTCCTCGGCCGCCGTTCGGTCTTCGCCCACGCCGTGCACTGCCACGACGACGAACTCGCCCGTCTGGCCGGGGCGGGCTCGTCGATCGCGCACTGTCCCGTCTCGCAGCTCTTCCTCGGGTCGGGCACGATGCCGTGGCGGCGCACCGCCGACGCCGGCGTCACCGTGGCACTGGGCACCGATGTCGGTGCCGGCGACGAGTGGCTCCTGCCCCGCGTCGCGAACGCCGCGTACAAGGTGCACCTCAGCGACGGCGAGGGTTCGATCGCACTCGACGCCGCGACCTTGCTCGACCTGTGCACCCACGCAGGTGCCCGAGCCCTCGATCTCGATGATCGCATCGGAAACCTGGATGTGGGCATGGACGCCGACTTCGTGGTGATCGATCCCGACCGCTCGCCGGGGCTACGCGATCAGCTCGAGCACAGCGGCGGGAATGGGGCCGAAGCGGAGGTGTTCACCCTGCTCATGACGATGCGCGAGGACGCCGTGGCCTCGACCCACGTGCGTGGGCGGCGGGTTCACGCCCCCTAG
- a CDS encoding helix-turn-helix domain-containing protein: MRLGQLIDDPEFRLRLLVDPGDARAIELGRVFTTDQPVPERYLSGGELVLTGLLFHSGDAAESVRFVDSAAAGGAVAIGAGMDHFGAVPDHFVDACARAGMALFAVPADVSFGDLTQAFIHAAQRQAEQVHAALDRSRKLLAALAEGRALDEIAASVVAATGIGCQLITAAGKRVAAVGLATTDNQLDEIAAAARTTRSFPLAVAGGTLVPVGSRRNLASAWYLFLGAVPAAIGRDAWDAYDEFIAITTLVRARESDVARLVDADGDAAVAAMVGGDGALGPGSVVVVRGRDPRVLRGLVRDGLVSLARVTVGVDTGDVIAHVPGGAVAAACAELRRHLERVAPIVDGRIRIGVSDPSPAEGVGGAVRAARLAADLGDGDSVSMHTAAELSSARALFAYVPDRVREDFVARVLGPVIEHDQRSGAELVATLRVFLATGGSWVRTADELHLHPNSVRYRIGKAAELSGRDLADNRARVDVSLALELL; encoded by the coding sequence GTGCGGCTGGGCCAGCTGATCGACGACCCGGAGTTCCGGCTGCGCCTGCTCGTCGACCCCGGTGACGCCCGCGCGATCGAACTCGGCCGTGTCTTCACTACCGACCAACCCGTTCCCGAGCGGTATCTCAGCGGCGGCGAACTCGTGCTGACGGGGCTGTTGTTCCACTCGGGGGACGCGGCCGAGAGCGTGCGGTTCGTCGACTCCGCTGCTGCCGGCGGTGCCGTCGCGATCGGCGCGGGTATGGATCACTTCGGGGCGGTACCCGACCATTTCGTGGACGCCTGCGCCCGAGCCGGGATGGCCCTGTTCGCGGTGCCGGCCGATGTCTCCTTCGGTGATCTGACCCAGGCGTTCATCCACGCCGCCCAGCGGCAGGCGGAGCAGGTACACGCGGCCCTCGACCGGTCCCGCAAGTTGCTGGCGGCGCTCGCGGAGGGTCGCGCGCTCGACGAGATCGCGGCCTCGGTGGTGGCGGCCACCGGAATCGGTTGCCAGCTGATCACCGCGGCCGGGAAGCGGGTCGCGGCGGTGGGGCTCGCGACCACCGATAACCAGCTGGACGAGATCGCCGCCGCCGCGCGGACCACCCGGAGCTTCCCGCTCGCGGTCGCGGGCGGCACGCTCGTCCCGGTGGGATCGCGCCGGAATCTCGCGTCCGCGTGGTACCTGTTCCTCGGAGCCGTCCCCGCTGCGATCGGCCGCGACGCATGGGACGCCTATGACGAGTTCATCGCGATCACCACGTTGGTGCGCGCCCGGGAGTCCGATGTCGCGAGACTGGTGGACGCGGACGGCGATGCGGCCGTCGCGGCTATGGTCGGCGGCGACGGTGCGCTCGGTCCGGGCAGCGTCGTCGTGGTGCGTGGCCGCGATCCCCGGGTGCTCCGCGGGCTGGTGCGCGATGGCCTGGTATCGCTGGCACGGGTCACCGTCGGCGTGGACACCGGTGACGTGATCGCGCACGTGCCCGGTGGAGCGGTCGCGGCGGCCTGTGCCGAGCTACGCCGACACCTGGAGCGGGTCGCACCGATCGTGGACGGGCGCATACGCATCGGTGTCTCCGATCCGTCGCCGGCCGAGGGGGTGGGCGGCGCCGTGCGGGCCGCGCGACTGGCCGCCGATCTCGGGGACGGCGACTCCGTGAGCATGCACACCGCCGCTGAACTGAGTTCGGCCCGTGCGTTGTTCGCCTACGTCCCCGATCGGGTTCGCGAAGACTTCGTGGCCAGGGTTCTCGGTCCCGTCATCGAGCACGACCAGCGGTCCGGTGCGGAGCTGGTGGCTACACTACGAGTGTTCTTGGCGACCGGAGGCTCGTGGGTACGGACCGCCGACGAGCTGCACCTGCATCCGAACTCCGTGCGCTACCGGATCGGTAAAGCCGCCGAGTTGAGCGGCCGCGATCTGGCGGACAACCGGGCCCGGGTCGATGTCTCGCTGGCGCTCGAACTGCTCTGA
- a CDS encoding molybdopterin-dependent oxidoreductase has protein sequence MKLTVDGRAVEVDAGPGRCLRTVLRDVGAHAVKRGCDHGDCGACTVLVNGIARHSCITPAFRADGAEIVTAEGLAPAGETGAVAGDFVAAAGFQCGYCTPGMVVTATAHRQGQGPRDESEAFKGNLCRCTGYRSIRSALAGEAGAECPRAPAAHPVATGTAAFTLDEAPPVGTLHLRFVLSPHAHARMLTVDATPALAIAGVRAVLGPDDDPGVLHSWARHHHREDDPDDTVLYDSIARYVGQRMVAVLADDPRAAERGAAAVMVEYEVLPPVLDPETAMGSTVLVHGDKGAASRIADAGRNLVAAGSAHTGDVEHGLDAAAYTVDEVWRTGRVQHVHLETHCARAWVADDGRLTVRSSTQVPFLVRDELALVLGLDRDRVRVLTGRVGGGFGGKQEMLLEAYVAHAALRLGVPVQCEMTRREQFVSAPSRHPMRVRVRAGCDSDGVLTALDIDVLADAGAYGNHSTGVMFHGCSESVAVYRCPNKRIEARAVYTNTLPSGAFRGYGLGQVGFAIEGAMTELAVQAGLDPVEFRRRNVVRPGDPLVDFHVAGPDPEHGDLTYGGSYGLDQCLDAVDRRLGTPADGPPGWAIGRGAALAMIATLPPRGHVADATVELTTEGPVLSVGTAEFGNGTTTVLGQLVARSLGCRPDEVTIRQSDTDAVGHDTGAFGSAGTVVAGRAVLAAAEDAAGQVRAALSLGPQAPLDGISLRDFAGTVGRGRHDGTPRSLAFNVQGFTVAVRRETGEVRILRSVHAADAGTVLNPEQLRGQIEGAVVQALGTAMYEEMRIDESGAVENPELRNYHVPQIGDAPDTEVVFAETHDELGPLGAKSMSEAPYNPVAPALAAAVADAIGTPIRTLPLSRDRVWRASSDRR, from the coding sequence GTGAAGCTCACCGTGGACGGTCGCGCCGTCGAGGTCGACGCGGGCCCCGGCCGCTGCCTGCGCACCGTGCTGCGCGATGTGGGTGCCCACGCGGTCAAACGCGGCTGCGACCACGGCGACTGCGGAGCGTGCACCGTGCTGGTGAACGGCATCGCTCGGCACTCATGCATCACTCCGGCGTTCCGGGCCGACGGTGCGGAGATCGTCACCGCCGAGGGGTTGGCCCCGGCGGGCGAGACCGGCGCTGTGGCCGGCGATTTCGTCGCTGCGGCGGGATTCCAGTGCGGTTACTGCACGCCGGGAATGGTGGTCACGGCGACCGCGCACCGCCAAGGGCAGGGCCCCCGCGACGAATCGGAGGCCTTCAAAGGCAACCTGTGCCGGTGTACGGGTTACCGGTCGATCCGCAGCGCGCTCGCCGGCGAGGCCGGCGCCGAGTGTCCGCGGGCGCCCGCGGCGCACCCCGTGGCGACCGGGACGGCGGCGTTCACCCTGGACGAGGCGCCACCCGTGGGAACCCTCCACCTGCGATTCGTGCTGAGCCCACACGCGCACGCCCGGATGCTCACCGTGGATGCGACACCCGCGCTGGCGATCGCCGGTGTGCGCGCGGTGCTCGGCCCGGACGACGATCCCGGTGTGCTGCATTCCTGGGCCCGTCACCATCATCGCGAGGACGATCCCGACGATACGGTGCTCTACGACAGCATCGCCCGGTACGTGGGCCAGCGGATGGTCGCCGTCCTCGCGGACGATCCGCGGGCGGCCGAGCGCGGCGCCGCGGCGGTGATGGTGGAGTACGAGGTCCTGCCCCCGGTGCTCGACCCGGAAACGGCGATGGGCTCGACGGTCCTGGTGCACGGGGACAAGGGCGCCGCCTCTCGGATCGCCGACGCCGGGCGCAATCTCGTGGCCGCTGGTTCGGCGCACACCGGAGACGTCGAGCACGGGCTCGATGCGGCGGCGTACACGGTGGACGAGGTATGGCGCACCGGGCGAGTACAGCACGTCCATCTGGAGACCCATTGCGCCCGAGCGTGGGTCGCCGACGACGGCCGCCTGACTGTGCGCAGTTCCACGCAGGTGCCCTTCCTCGTCCGTGACGAGCTGGCGCTGGTGCTGGGTCTCGACCGGGACCGGGTACGCGTGCTCACGGGACGGGTCGGTGGCGGTTTCGGGGGGAAGCAGGAGATGCTGCTGGAGGCCTACGTCGCGCACGCCGCACTCCGTCTGGGCGTTCCGGTGCAATGCGAGATGACCCGGCGCGAGCAGTTCGTCTCCGCGCCCTCGCGGCATCCGATGCGGGTGCGTGTCCGCGCGGGTTGCGATAGCGACGGCGTGCTCACCGCGCTCGACATCGATGTGCTCGCCGATGCCGGTGCCTACGGCAATCATTCGACAGGCGTGATGTTCCATGGCTGCAGCGAATCCGTCGCGGTGTATCGATGCCCGAACAAGCGGATCGAAGCGCGGGCGGTGTACACGAATACGCTGCCGTCCGGCGCCTTCCGGGGATACGGGCTGGGGCAGGTCGGCTTCGCCATCGAGGGTGCGATGACCGAACTGGCGGTGCAGGCGGGGCTGGATCCGGTGGAGTTCCGGCGCCGCAATGTAGTCCGCCCCGGAGACCCGCTGGTGGACTTCCACGTGGCCGGCCCGGATCCGGAACACGGTGATCTCACCTACGGCGGCAGCTACGGACTGGACCAGTGTCTCGACGCGGTGGACCGGCGGTTGGGCACGCCGGCGGACGGTCCGCCCGGGTGGGCGATCGGCCGTGGCGCCGCACTTGCGATGATCGCGACACTGCCGCCGCGGGGGCACGTCGCCGATGCCACCGTCGAGCTGACGACCGAGGGGCCGGTGCTCTCGGTGGGCACGGCGGAGTTCGGGAACGGCACCACTACCGTGTTGGGACAACTCGTGGCCCGGTCGCTCGGTTGCCGCCCGGACGAGGTGACGATCCGGCAGTCCGATACCGACGCGGTCGGGCACGACACGGGCGCCTTCGGATCCGCGGGCACCGTCGTGGCGGGGCGGGCGGTGCTCGCCGCCGCCGAGGACGCAGCCGGACAGGTGCGCGCCGCCCTGAGTCTCGGACCGCAGGCACCGCTCGATGGAATCTCGTTGCGGGACTTCGCCGGGACGGTCGGACGCGGGCGGCACGACGGTACGCCGCGCTCGCTGGCCTTCAATGTGCAGGGTTTCACGGTGGCCGTGCGGCGCGAGACCGGCGAGGTGCGGATCCTGCGGTCCGTGCATGCGGCCGATGCCGGGACGGTACTCAATCCCGAACAGTTGCGGGGGCAGATCGAAGGCGCGGTGGTGCAGGCGCTCGGCACGGCGATGTACGAGGAGATGCGGATCGATGAGTCCGGGGCGGTGGAGAATCCAG